In the genome of Rhodoplanes sp. Z2-YC6860, one region contains:
- a CDS encoding DMT family transporter: MAWLFLLAAGSLEIAWILGLKYSEGFTRFWPSVLTLVSIAASFAMLGLSLKSVPFGTAYAVWTGIGAVGAAVIGMAMYGESADPSRIACIVLIVAGTVGLRLVSST; this comes from the coding sequence ATGGCTTGGCTTTTCCTGCTCGCGGCCGGATCGCTCGAAATCGCCTGGATTTTGGGGCTCAAGTACTCGGAAGGCTTCACCCGCTTCTGGCCGAGCGTCCTGACGCTCGTTTCGATTGCCGCAAGCTTCGCGATGCTGGGCCTGTCATTGAAATCGGTTCCATTCGGCACCGCCTATGCGGTCTGGACCGGCATCGGCGCCGTGGGCGCCGCAGTCATCGGCATGGCGATGTACGGCGAGTCGGCTGATCCCAGCCGGATCGCCTGTATCGTCCTGATCGTGGCCGGAACCGTAGGCCTCCGTCTGGTGAGCTCG
- a CDS encoding HlyD family type I secretion periplasmic adaptor subunit: MTEANLDSIGEKPSIRRHLLGGTIIALLLTAGLGGWAASTELAGAVVASGTLVVNSNVKKVQHPTGGIVAELNVHEGMLVHGGDVVVRLDDTTTRANLAIVAKGIDDMRARKARLLAERDGSEMLKFPDDLTARINEPDVADALDSERKLFDLRRNARAGQKSQLQKRIGQLEEEINGHLALQDAKSEEIKLIQRELDGVRDLWDKKLVQLTRLTALEREETRLKGERAQSISASAAARGKVLETDLQIIQVDQDLSSEVAKELRDVESKIGEYTERKIAAEDQLKRIDIRAPQDGYVLQLSVHTVGGVISAGDVIMQIVPQADDLAVEAKVPPQEIDQLHIGQLAGLRFSAFNQRTTPEINGTIDRISADITSDQRTGQNYYTVRVALPKEERAKLGNAKLVPGMPVEMFAKTYDRTVLSYFVKPLHDQAARAFRER, translated from the coding sequence ATGACCGAAGCAAACCTCGACTCCATCGGCGAGAAGCCGTCGATCCGCCGCCATCTGCTCGGCGGGACCATCATTGCGCTGCTGCTGACCGCGGGTCTCGGCGGCTGGGCCGCGTCCACCGAGCTTGCCGGCGCCGTGGTGGCCTCCGGCACGCTCGTGGTCAACTCCAACGTCAAGAAGGTGCAGCATCCGACCGGCGGCATCGTCGCGGAATTGAATGTCCACGAAGGCATGCTGGTGCACGGCGGCGACGTCGTGGTGCGGCTCGACGACACCACCACGCGGGCCAATCTCGCGATCGTCGCCAAGGGTATCGACGACATGCGGGCGCGGAAGGCGCGGCTGCTCGCCGAGCGCGATGGCAGCGAGATGCTGAAGTTTCCCGACGATCTGACGGCGCGCATCAACGAACCCGACGTGGCGGACGCGCTCGACAGCGAGCGCAAGCTGTTCGATCTGCGCCGCAACGCCCGGGCCGGACAGAAATCGCAGCTGCAAAAGCGGATCGGCCAGCTCGAAGAGGAAATCAACGGCCATCTCGCACTCCAGGACGCCAAGTCGGAGGAGATCAAGCTCATCCAGCGCGAGCTCGATGGCGTGCGGGATCTTTGGGACAAGAAGCTGGTTCAGCTCACCCGGCTGACCGCGCTCGAGCGCGAGGAGACGCGATTGAAGGGCGAGCGCGCCCAGTCGATCTCGGCATCGGCGGCCGCGCGCGGCAAGGTTCTCGAGACCGACTTGCAGATCATCCAGGTCGATCAGGATTTGAGCAGCGAGGTGGCGAAGGAGCTGCGCGACGTCGAGTCGAAGATCGGCGAATACACCGAACGCAAGATCGCCGCCGAAGACCAGCTCAAGCGCATCGACATCCGTGCGCCGCAGGACGGCTACGTGTTGCAGCTTTCGGTGCACACCGTGGGCGGCGTGATCAGCGCGGGCGACGTGATCATGCAGATCGTGCCGCAAGCCGACGACCTCGCGGTCGAGGCCAAGGTGCCGCCCCAGGAGATCGATCAGCTCCACATCGGCCAGCTGGCGGGATTGCGCTTCAGCGCGTTCAATCAACGCACCACGCCGGAGATCAACGGAACCATCGACCGCATCTCGGCCGACATCACGTCGGACCAGCGCACCGGCCAGAATTACTACACGGTGCGCGTGGCGCTTCCGAAGGAAGAGCGCGCGAAGCTCGGCAACGCGAAGCTCGTGCCCGGCATGCCGGTCGAGATGTTCGCCAAGACCTACGACCGGACCGTGCTGTCGTATTTCGTGAAGCCGCTGCACGACCAGGCGGCACGCGCGTTCCGCGAGCGGTAG
- a CDS encoding type I secretion system permease/ATPase has translation MRQALSACRSAFIGVAAFSGLINILMLTGSLFMLEVYDRVLPSRSVPTLVGLIVLASALFGFQALLEITRGRLLVRVGNHLDYVLSPRIFDLIVQLPLRAKPTEAQPIRDIEAVRSFLSSTGPTALFDMPWVPFYLFICFAFHTMIGVTALIGAIILICLTVATDVLSRNAIKGAAQQGAQRNRLAETGRRNAEVLVAMGISDRLLARWRTSTGQYLSLQRRANDVSGGFGATGRVLRMMLQSGVLAMGAYLVIQGEATAGIIIASSILTGRALAPVDLSIANWKGFVNARQSWRRLEQLLKNLPPQPKKLQLPAPTQALTVETLMVAPPGAQKTSVQEVSFTLRAGNALGVIGPSASGKSSMARALVGVWRPMRGAVRLDGASLDQWSAGALGQHIGYLPQGVELIEGSIAENIARFDPDASPEAIVAAAKAAGVHDMIVGLPSGYETPIGEQGTNLSAGQQQRVALARALYGDPFLVVLDEPNSNLDSEGEEALTKAILGVRARGGIVIVIAHRPSALAAVDLVLVMARGTQQAFGPKDDVLSKVLRREQAAVPAPLKMAQGG, from the coding sequence CTGCGCCAGGCGCTCAGCGCCTGTCGCAGTGCCTTCATCGGCGTCGCAGCCTTCAGCGGCCTGATCAACATCCTGATGCTGACGGGCTCGCTGTTCATGCTCGAAGTGTACGACCGGGTGCTGCCGAGCCGCAGCGTTCCAACGCTCGTGGGCCTCATCGTGCTGGCATCGGCGCTGTTCGGGTTCCAGGCACTGCTCGAGATCACGCGCGGCCGCCTCCTGGTCCGGGTCGGCAATCATCTGGATTATGTGCTGAGCCCGCGGATCTTCGATCTGATCGTCCAGCTGCCGCTGCGCGCGAAGCCCACCGAAGCGCAGCCGATCCGCGATATCGAAGCGGTGCGCTCATTTCTCTCCAGCACCGGCCCCACGGCGCTGTTCGATATGCCCTGGGTTCCGTTCTATCTCTTCATCTGCTTCGCATTCCACACCATGATCGGCGTCACGGCACTGATCGGCGCGATCATCCTGATCTGCCTGACGGTCGCGACCGACGTGCTGTCGCGTAACGCGATCAAGGGCGCCGCGCAGCAGGGCGCGCAACGCAACCGGCTGGCCGAGACCGGCCGGCGGAATGCCGAAGTGCTGGTCGCCATGGGCATCTCGGATCGGCTGCTGGCGCGCTGGCGGACCTCGACCGGTCAATATCTGTCGCTGCAGCGCCGCGCCAACGACGTTTCCGGCGGCTTCGGCGCCACCGGCCGCGTGCTGCGCATGATGCTGCAATCGGGCGTGCTCGCCATGGGCGCTTATCTGGTGATCCAGGGCGAGGCGACGGCCGGCATCATCATCGCGAGCTCGATCCTGACCGGCCGCGCGCTCGCACCGGTCGATCTGTCGATCGCCAACTGGAAAGGCTTCGTCAACGCCCGCCAAAGCTGGCGCCGGCTGGAGCAGTTGCTCAAGAACCTCCCGCCGCAGCCGAAGAAGCTGCAGCTTCCGGCGCCGACCCAGGCGCTGACCGTCGAAACTCTGATGGTGGCGCCACCCGGCGCTCAGAAAACTTCGGTGCAGGAGGTGTCCTTCACGCTCCGCGCCGGCAATGCGCTCGGTGTCATCGGGCCAAGCGCGTCCGGCAAGTCCTCGATGGCGCGCGCGCTGGTCGGCGTGTGGCGTCCGATGCGCGGCGCCGTCCGCCTTGACGGCGCGTCGCTCGACCAATGGTCCGCAGGCGCGCTCGGCCAGCACATCGGTTACCTGCCGCAAGGCGTCGAGCTGATTGAGGGTTCCATCGCCGAGAATATCGCCCGCTTCGATCCGGATGCATCTCCGGAGGCCATCGTGGCTGCCGCGAAAGCGGCCGGCGTGCACGACATGATCGTTGGCTTGCCGTCCGGCTACGAAACCCCAATCGGCGAGCAGGGCACCAACCTGTCGGCCGGCCAGCAGCAGCGCGTGGCGCTGGCGCGCGCGCTTTACGGCGACCCGTTCCTGGTGGTGCTCGACGAGCCGAACTCCAATCTCGACAGCGAAGGCGAGGAGGCGCTGACCAAGGCGATCCTTGGCGTGCGGGCGCGCGGCGGCATCGTCATCGTGATCGCTCACCGGCCGAGCGCGCTCGCCGCGGTCGATCTGGTTCTGGTGATGGCGCGCGGCACCCAACAGGCGTTCGGCCCCAAAGATGACGTGCTGTCCAAGGTGTTGCGGCGCGAGCAGGCTGCCGTTCCGGCGCCGCTCAAGATGGCGCAAGGCGGATGA
- a CDS encoding Bug family tripartite tricarboxylate transporter substrate binding protein, which translates to MLQLLRMGFLAATAITFASAASIAQAAWEPSRPVEIVVPAGPGGGADQMARVVQGIVTKHNLMKQSLIVVNKAGGAGGEGFLDVKSARGNPHKLIITLSNLFTTPLATGIPFNWKDLTPVAMLALDEFVLWVNADKPYKTAKEYIEAIKAAPPGQFKMGGTGSKQEDQIITVAVEKATGVKFTYIPYKGGGEVAVQLVGGHVDSTVNNPIEAVAQWKAGKLRPLCVFDAKTLDYKEKVAGDVGWDSIPTCKSAGIDMEYLMLRGFFMPPGATPDQIAYYVELFKKVRETPEWQDLMKSGAFNQTFMTGADFSKWVGTEEQRHQTLMKDAGFLASN; encoded by the coding sequence ATGTTGCAGTTACTCAGAATGGGCTTTCTCGCCGCCACGGCGATAACTTTCGCATCAGCTGCCTCCATCGCACAGGCGGCCTGGGAACCCAGCCGTCCTGTCGAGATCGTCGTGCCCGCGGGACCGGGCGGCGGCGCCGATCAGATGGCGCGGGTGGTGCAGGGCATCGTCACCAAGCACAACCTGATGAAGCAGTCGCTCATCGTCGTGAACAAAGCGGGCGGTGCCGGCGGCGAAGGCTTCCTCGACGTGAAGAGCGCGCGCGGCAACCCGCACAAGCTGATCATCACGCTGTCGAACCTGTTCACCACGCCGCTCGCCACCGGCATTCCCTTCAACTGGAAGGATCTCACGCCGGTCGCGATGCTGGCGCTCGACGAGTTCGTGCTCTGGGTCAACGCCGACAAGCCCTACAAGACCGCGAAGGAGTACATCGAGGCGATCAAGGCCGCGCCTCCCGGTCAGTTCAAGATGGGCGGCACGGGCTCCAAGCAGGAAGACCAGATCATCACCGTCGCGGTCGAGAAGGCGACCGGCGTCAAGTTCACCTATATCCCGTACAAGGGCGGCGGCGAGGTCGCGGTGCAGCTCGTCGGCGGCCATGTCGACTCCACGGTGAACAATCCGATCGAAGCCGTCGCGCAATGGAAGGCCGGCAAGTTGCGGCCGCTCTGCGTGTTCGATGCCAAGACGCTCGACTACAAGGAGAAGGTCGCGGGCGACGTGGGCTGGGACAGCATCCCGACCTGCAAGTCGGCCGGCATCGATATGGAATATCTGATGCTGCGCGGCTTCTTCATGCCGCCCGGCGCCACGCCGGATCAGATCGCCTACTATGTGGAGCTGTTCAAGAAGGTCCGCGAGACGCCCGAGTGGCAGGACCTGATGAAGAGCGGCGCGTTCAACCAGACCTTCATGACCGGCGCCGATTTCAGCAAATGGGTCGGCACCGAGGAGCAGCGTCACCAGACGCTGATGAAGGACGCGGGCTTCCTCGCCTCCAACTAG
- a CDS encoding tripartite tricarboxylate transporter TctB family protein, which translates to MSDVSDAGPFQRRVEIGVAIGTALFGVVVMLGSMQVGINWGVEGPKAGFFPFYVGLVIVIASGINCIRAFSEVRPDWVFASWSQLRAVLSVVIPTAIYVGTLPYLGIYLTSMVLIGGFMKWLGRYSWLMTLAIAIGVPVLTYFTFEKWFLVPLPKGPIEDWLGL; encoded by the coding sequence ATGAGCGATGTATCTGACGCCGGCCCGTTCCAGCGACGCGTCGAAATCGGCGTGGCGATCGGCACGGCGCTGTTCGGTGTCGTGGTGATGCTCGGCAGCATGCAGGTCGGCATCAACTGGGGCGTCGAAGGGCCGAAGGCGGGCTTCTTCCCGTTCTATGTCGGGCTGGTGATCGTCATCGCGAGCGGCATCAATTGCATTCGCGCGTTTTCCGAAGTCCGGCCGGACTGGGTGTTCGCGAGCTGGTCGCAGCTGCGCGCGGTGCTTTCGGTCGTCATCCCGACCGCGATCTATGTCGGAACGCTGCCGTATCTCGGCATCTACCTCACCTCGATGGTCCTGATCGGGGGCTTCATGAAATGGCTCGGACGCTACTCGTGGCTCATGACGCTCGCGATCGCGATCGGCGTGCCGGTCCTGACCTATTTCACCTTCGAGAAATGGTTCCTGGTCCCGCTGCCCAAGGGGCCGATCGAGGATTGGCTCGGGCTGTGA
- a CDS encoding tripartite tricarboxylate transporter permease, whose amino-acid sequence MLEDIASLFHGFAVVLQPYNLGLMVLGIVLGVVIGVLPGLGGANGIAILLPLTFSMSPTSAIIMLSCIYWGALFGGAITSVLFNIPGEPWSVATTFDGHPMAQKGQAGEALTAAFTSSFVGALFAVIVITLVAPLVASFALQFGPAEKFAVFFLAFCSFIGMGKEPPFKTLVSMMIGFALAAVGLDSVTGQLRLTFGFTEILNGFDFLIAVIGLFGIGEILLTMEEGLSFKGKAAGINPKVVWQTWKELPQYWMTSLRSCVIGCWMGISPAGATPASFMSYGIAKRVSPRGANFGKGEIEGVVAPETAAHAAGTSALLPMLSLGVPGSPTAAVLLGGLLIWGLQPGPLLFVEQRDFVWGLIASMYLGNLVGLIIVLTMVPLFAAILRIPFSIIAPIILVICAIGAYTVHNSTFDVVMMLVFGIVGYVLKKTDYPLAPMVLAIVLGDKAEEAFRQSLLASQGKLGVFWSNPLVSSIMALSLIALFWPIIQNGLAWMRRAPKAA is encoded by the coding sequence ATGCTTGAAGATATCGCCAGTCTGTTTCACGGCTTCGCTGTCGTGCTCCAGCCCTACAATCTCGGCTTGATGGTTCTGGGCATCGTGCTCGGCGTCGTCATCGGCGTGCTGCCGGGACTCGGCGGCGCCAACGGCATCGCTATCCTGCTGCCGCTCACCTTCAGTATGTCGCCGACCTCGGCGATCATCATGCTGTCCTGCATCTACTGGGGCGCGCTGTTCGGCGGCGCCATCACCTCAGTTCTGTTCAACATTCCCGGCGAGCCGTGGTCGGTTGCCACCACGTTCGACGGCCATCCGATGGCGCAGAAGGGCCAGGCCGGCGAGGCGCTGACCGCGGCCTTCACGTCGTCGTTCGTCGGCGCGCTGTTCGCCGTCATTGTCATCACGCTGGTCGCGCCATTGGTTGCGTCGTTCGCCCTGCAATTCGGTCCGGCCGAGAAGTTCGCGGTGTTCTTCCTGGCGTTCTGCAGCTTCATCGGCATGGGCAAGGAGCCGCCGTTCAAGACGCTGGTTTCGATGATGATCGGTTTTGCGCTCGCGGCGGTCGGCCTCGACAGCGTCACGGGTCAGCTTCGCCTGACCTTCGGCTTCACCGAAATCCTCAATGGCTTCGACTTCCTGATCGCGGTGATCGGCCTGTTCGGCATCGGCGAAATCCTTCTGACCATGGAGGAGGGGCTGTCGTTCAAGGGCAAGGCCGCCGGCATCAACCCCAAAGTCGTGTGGCAGACCTGGAAGGAACTGCCTCAGTACTGGATGACATCGCTGCGTTCCTGCGTGATCGGCTGCTGGATGGGCATCTCGCCGGCCGGAGCGACGCCCGCATCGTTCATGAGCTACGGCATCGCCAAGCGCGTCTCGCCGCGCGGCGCGAACTTCGGCAAAGGCGAGATCGAAGGCGTGGTGGCGCCGGAAACCGCGGCGCACGCCGCAGGCACTTCGGCGCTGTTGCCGATGCTGTCGCTCGGCGTGCCGGGCTCGCCGACCGCGGCCGTGCTGCTCGGCGGTCTCCTGATCTGGGGTCTGCAGCCCGGGCCGCTGCTGTTCGTCGAGCAGCGCGACTTCGTCTGGGGCCTGATCGCCTCGATGTATCTCGGCAATCTCGTGGGCCTGATCATCGTTCTGACCATGGTTCCGCTGTTTGCCGCGATCTTACGCATTCCGTTCAGCATCATCGCGCCGATCATCCTGGTGATCTGTGCGATCGGTGCCTACACGGTGCACAATTCGACCTTCGACGTGGTGATGATGCTGGTGTTCGGCATCGTCGGCTATGTTCTGAAGAAGACCGACTATCCGTTGGCGCCCATGGTGCTCGCCATCGTGCTCGGCGATAAAGCCGAGGAGGCGTTCCGCCAGTCCCTGCTCGCCTCGCAGGGCAAGCTCGGAGTGTTCTGGTCCAATCCGCTGGTTTCCAGCATCATGGCGCTGAGCCTGATCGCGCTGTTCTGGCCGATCATCCAGAACGGCCTGGCCTGGATGAGGCGGGCCCCCAAGGCCGCCTAG
- a CDS encoding GntR family transcriptional regulator: MNDNDTSRRSIEAHSAEAGGRGGETAARLAIEPIDTSFSFKNKAYVALKNVIMSMDVYKSRQDIRLDERQLAQDFGISRTPVREAMAQLEREGFVRSVPRRGVYVVRKTKREVIEMITAWAALEGMAARLITQTATDEQIASLRTWFATFENGELRAHLDEYSEANIEFHQTIIRLSGNGVLLSLAENLFTHMRMIRRKTIGEKDRVERSIRDHMNIIEALEARDTERVANLVRDHALGLAEHVEKTADYLD, from the coding sequence ATGAACGACAACGACACATCGCGCCGGTCCATCGAGGCCCATTCGGCCGAAGCTGGTGGACGGGGAGGAGAGACGGCAGCCCGATTGGCCATCGAGCCGATCGACACCTCCTTCAGCTTCAAGAACAAGGCCTATGTGGCGCTGAAGAACGTCATCATGTCGATGGACGTCTACAAGAGCCGGCAGGACATCCGGCTTGACGAGCGGCAGCTCGCCCAGGACTTCGGCATCAGCCGCACGCCGGTGCGCGAGGCGATGGCGCAGCTCGAGCGCGAGGGATTCGTCCGTTCGGTGCCGCGGCGCGGCGTCTACGTGGTGCGCAAGACCAAGCGCGAAGTGATCGAGATGATCACCGCGTGGGCGGCGCTCGAAGGCATGGCCGCGCGTCTCATCACGCAGACCGCGACCGACGAGCAGATCGCCTCGCTGCGCACCTGGTTTGCGACCTTCGAGAACGGCGAGCTGCGCGCGCATCTCGATGAATATTCCGAAGCCAACATCGAATTCCACCAGACCATCATCCGGTTGAGCGGCAACGGCGTGCTGCTGTCTCTGGCCGAGAATCTGTTCACCCACATGCGGATGATCCGGCGGAAGACGATCGGCGAGAAGGACCGCGTCGAGCGCTCGATCCGCGATCACATGAACATCATCGAGGCGCTGGAAGCACGCGACACCGAGCGCGTCGCGAATCTGGTGCGCGATCATGCGCTCGGCCTCGCCGAGCATGTCGAGAAAACAGCCGACTATCTGGACTGA
- the oxc gene encoding oxalyl-CoA decarboxylase, producing the protein MADAAVKEKPAAAEGERELTDGFNLLIEALKLNGLNTIYGVPGIPITDFGRMAQAAGIRVLSFRHEQNAGYAASIAGFLTKKPGVCLTVSAPGFLNGLTALAHATTNCFPMILMSGSSEREIVDLQQGDYEEMDQLAIAKPLCKAAYRVLHAQDIGIGLARAIRAAVSGRPGGVYLDLPAKLFGQVMDAEKGKQSLVKVIDAAPVQIPSSDSIKRALDVLKSAKRPLIILGKGAAYAQADDAIRSFVEKTGAPFLPMSMGKGLLPDTHPQCAGAARSTVLKDSDVVMLIGARLNWLLSHGKGKAWGEAPKKFIQVDIEPKEMDSNVEIVAPVVGDIGSCVGAMLHAMGAWPAPPADWVKTVTSKRDENVAKMAPRLMNNNVPMDYHGALGVLRDIVKARPDAILVNEGANTLDLARGIIDVYKPRKRIDVGTWGIMGIGMGYAIAAAIETGKPVLCVEGDSAFGFSGMEVETICRYKLPVCIVIFNNDGIYRGTDVNNASSDPATTVFVKGSRYDKMIEAFGGTGVNATSPDELRRAVNEAMDSGKPTLINAVIDPKAGSESGRIGNLNPQSALKKK; encoded by the coding sequence ATGGCGGATGCAGCAGTGAAAGAGAAGCCGGCAGCGGCCGAGGGGGAGCGTGAGCTGACCGACGGCTTCAACCTGCTGATCGAGGCGTTGAAGCTCAATGGCCTGAACACGATCTACGGTGTGCCAGGCATTCCGATCACCGACTTCGGCCGCATGGCGCAGGCCGCGGGCATCCGTGTGCTGTCGTTCCGTCATGAGCAGAACGCCGGCTATGCGGCGTCGATCGCGGGCTTCCTCACCAAGAAGCCGGGCGTCTGCCTCACCGTGTCGGCGCCGGGCTTCCTCAACGGCCTCACGGCGCTCGCACACGCCACCACCAACTGCTTCCCGATGATCCTGATGTCGGGCTCTTCGGAGCGCGAGATCGTCGACCTGCAGCAGGGCGACTACGAGGAGATGGACCAGCTCGCGATCGCCAAGCCCCTCTGCAAGGCGGCCTATCGCGTGCTGCACGCCCAGGACATCGGCATCGGGCTGGCGCGCGCGATCCGCGCCGCGGTGTCGGGGCGTCCGGGCGGCGTCTACCTCGATCTGCCGGCCAAGCTGTTCGGCCAAGTCATGGACGCCGAGAAGGGCAAGCAGTCGCTGGTCAAGGTCATCGACGCCGCGCCGGTGCAAATCCCGTCGTCGGATTCGATCAAGCGCGCGCTCGATGTGCTCAAGAGCGCCAAGCGTCCGCTGATCATCCTCGGCAAGGGTGCGGCCTACGCGCAGGCCGACGACGCGATCCGTTCCTTCGTCGAAAAGACCGGCGCGCCGTTCCTGCCGATGAGCATGGGCAAGGGCCTCCTGCCGGACACGCATCCGCAATGCGCCGGCGCGGCACGCTCGACCGTGCTGAAGGATTCCGACGTCGTGATGCTGATCGGCGCGCGGCTCAACTGGCTGCTGTCGCACGGCAAGGGCAAGGCCTGGGGCGAAGCGCCGAAGAAGTTCATCCAGGTCGACATCGAGCCCAAGGAAATGGATTCGAACGTCGAGATCGTGGCCCCGGTGGTGGGCGACATCGGCTCCTGCGTCGGTGCGATGCTCCACGCCATGGGCGCATGGCCCGCGCCGCCGGCCGACTGGGTCAAGACCGTGACGTCGAAGCGCGACGAGAACGTCGCCAAGATGGCGCCGCGGCTCATGAACAACAACGTGCCGATGGACTATCACGGCGCTTTGGGCGTCCTCCGCGACATCGTCAAGGCGCGGCCTGACGCGATCCTCGTCAACGAAGGCGCCAACACGCTCGACCTCGCCCGCGGCATCATCGATGTCTACAAGCCGCGCAAGCGCATCGACGTCGGCACCTGGGGCATCATGGGCATCGGCATGGGCTACGCCATTGCCGCCGCCATCGAGACCGGCAAGCCTGTGCTCTGCGTCGAGGGCGACAGCGCGTTCGGCTTTTCCGGCATGGAGGTGGAGACGATCTGCCGCTACAAGCTGCCGGTCTGCATCGTCATCTTCAACAATGACGGCATCTACCGCGGCACCGACGTCAACAACGCCAGCTCCGATCCGGCGACCACCGTGTTCGTCAAGGGCTCGCGCTACGACAAGATGATCGAGGCCTTTGGCGGCACCGGGGTCAACGCCACCTCGCCGGACGAACTCCGCCGCGCCGTCAACGAAGCGATGGACAGTGGCAAACCCACTCTGATCAACGCCGTGATCGATCCGAAGGCCGGCAGCGAGAGCGGCCGTATCGGCAACCTCAACCCGCAAAGTGCGCTGAAGAAGAAGTAA
- the frc gene encoding formyl-CoA transferase: MAVRKSVKKSKTKAKAKSKAASKKVVKLAKKPAAKAKAKPGSNGLPKPSSKPFGQAGKALDGVKILDFTHVQSGPTCTQLLAYMGADVIKVERPGVGDITRTQLRDVKGQDSLYFTMLNANKRSITIDSKHAKGKEILERLIKHCDVLVENFAPGALDRMGLTWDYIHKTNPQMIVASVKGFGPGPYEDCKVYENIAQCAGGAASTTGFREGPPLVTGAQIGDSGTGLHLAWGIVCALYQRTRTGRGQKVLASMQDGVLNLARVKLRDQQRLAHGPLTEYSQYGEGIAFGQATPRAGNDSGGGQPGWILKCKGWETDPDAYIYFITQAPVWGPICDLIGRPEWKTDPEYATPPARLPKLKAIFNTIEEWTMTMTKFEVMEKCNAVDIPVGPILSMKEIGEEQSLRDTGTVVEVDHPGRGKYLTVGNPVKFSDSITEVKRSPLLGEHTEEILTKVLGYSAKELAEIKTSGAITAPEKPAKAA; this comes from the coding sequence ATGGCAGTCCGGAAGTCCGTGAAGAAATCGAAAACCAAGGCGAAAGCCAAGTCCAAGGCGGCATCGAAGAAGGTCGTGAAGCTGGCGAAGAAGCCTGCGGCGAAGGCCAAAGCAAAGCCGGGTTCGAACGGGCTGCCGAAGCCGTCGTCGAAGCCCTTCGGTCAGGCCGGCAAGGCGCTCGACGGTGTCAAGATTCTCGACTTCACTCATGTGCAGTCGGGCCCGACCTGCACGCAGCTCCTCGCCTACATGGGCGCGGATGTCATCAAGGTGGAACGCCCCGGCGTGGGCGACATCACCCGCACCCAGCTTCGCGATGTGAAGGGCCAGGACAGCCTCTATTTCACGATGCTGAACGCCAACAAGCGCTCGATCACCATCGACAGCAAGCACGCCAAGGGCAAGGAAATCCTCGAGCGCCTGATCAAGCACTGCGACGTGCTGGTCGAGAACTTCGCGCCCGGCGCGCTCGACCGCATGGGGCTCACCTGGGACTACATCCACAAGACAAACCCGCAGATGATCGTCGCCTCGGTGAAGGGCTTCGGCCCGGGCCCGTACGAGGACTGCAAGGTCTACGAGAACATCGCGCAATGCGCGGGCGGCGCGGCCTCGACCACCGGTTTCCGTGAAGGCCCGCCGCTCGTCACCGGCGCGCAGATCGGCGACAGCGGCACCGGCCTGCATCTTGCCTGGGGCATCGTTTGCGCGCTCTACCAGCGCACCCGCACCGGCCGCGGCCAGAAGGTTCTGGCGTCGATGCAGGATGGCGTGCTCAACCTCGCGCGCGTCAAGCTGCGCGACCAGCAGCGTCTCGCGCACGGTCCGCTCACCGAGTACAGCCAGTACGGCGAAGGCATTGCCTTCGGCCAGGCGACGCCGCGCGCCGGCAACGACTCCGGTGGCGGCCAGCCCGGTTGGATCCTGAAGTGCAAAGGCTGGGAGACCGATCCCGATGCCTACATCTACTTCATCACCCAGGCGCCGGTGTGGGGTCCGATCTGCGATCTGATCGGCCGGCCGGAGTGGAAGACCGATCCGGAATACGCCACGCCGCCGGCGCGGCTGCCGAAGTTGAAGGCGATCTTCAACACCATCGAAGAGTGGACGATGACCATGACCAAGTTCGAGGTCATGGAGAAGTGCAACGCCGTCGACATTCCGGTTGGCCCGATCCTGTCCATGAAGGAGATCGGCGAGGAGCAGTCGCTGCGCGACACCGGCACGGTGGTCGAGGTCGATCATCCAGGCCGCGGCAAGTATCTCACCGTGGGCAATCCGGTGAAGTTCTCCGACTCGATCACCGAGGTGAAGCGCTCGCCGCTGCTGGGTGAGCACACCGAGGAGATCCTCACCAAGGTGCTTGGCTATTCGGCGAAGGAGCTCGCTGAGATCAAGACCTCCGGCGCGATCACCGCGCCGGAGAAGCCGGCCAAGGCGGCGTAA